The following proteins are co-located in the Argopecten irradians isolate NY chromosome 9, Ai_NY, whole genome shotgun sequence genome:
- the LOC138331592 gene encoding uncharacterized protein, with protein sequence MLGLKTLEFVSVLIHDVTESKFLLTNIPEKGLWLPTGTKLDGETLQNVALRVANEVTGQDVRVKGLLKTSFIHFVNSPSVVLVTFLMHPVERPDLCAKEAVWLSEEQTEDKLKSSELLGTEPINFIQQVQNGAILTNTLSETNVEYVDTEAITDSSQITAQEALIKSAKFGKKEQDLFFQEFMSWCLPSQTMNFEVFRAFITHKGARADLVEDFFRAFDTHKRRILNFKEVLLGLAAMEPSTQHGGMPAEMRCRYIFRFYDKNMDGYLQFSEFREMVRDIRLIKGLSTDDEAVADDAMKSAKCFGTETKNKLPIGEFLTAVGQLKFRGTSVLFRLSHSSLTALKGSSDGASNSSSHGKDEETEPPSKRYRPKLMDAMKLSPPRKLNMTDPDADVFKLPEGRPVMSSKHHGPQPKYELATHTVKVRRTGFLSDVIKLWDLQGTTAVAESAVSHLEGDISRFQRMSSIDSFNQRSHPNEMLTGLRYFERAIKGDNGNQAKSQHDWGQVERGALAKCLLTLCRQVKDTLSSEPRLIKLKSPVYILGDIHGNYRDLVCFEKALWRMGPLLTPASFLFLGDYVDRGEYGVEVVSYLFAQKLLAPGKFYLLRGNHELRSVQEMFSFKSECLSKFGDSIGLQIWEAVNDCFDVMPIAATVDDRVFCVHGGIPSSDNDGGFIEKINKVPVPLKDPEIDSPLAWEILWSDPVSNDLLTPDTLKDLQDHDGFIYNTRRGTAHFFSCDALMSFLDRNNLSHVIRAHEVQENGFQVQQKGRLLTVFSSSHYCGGSNEAACVLADNFKLRMIRIDTT encoded by the exons ATGTTGGGATTAAAAACACTAGAGTTTGTGAGCGTTTTGATCCATGATGTGACGGAATCGAAGTTTCTCTTGACAAATATTCCGGAAAAGGGATTATGGCTACCAACTGGGACGAAATTAGACGGAGAAACTCTTCAAAATGTTGCTCTTCGAGTTGCAAACGAG GTGACAGGCCAAGATGTGCGAGTAAAGGGACTACTGAAGACCAGCTTTATACACTTTGTCAACTCTCCATCTGTCGTCTTGGTGACCTTCCTCATGCATCCTGTGGAAAGGCCGGACCTG TGTGCCAAAGAAGCAGTTTGGTTGAGCGAGGAACAGACTGAGGACAAGCTGAAATCATCTGAACTTTTAGGAACAGAGCCAATCAATTTTATCCAGCAAGTACAGAATG GAGCGATCCTGACAAACACTCTCAGCGAGACAAACGTCGAGTATGTAGATACCGAAGCCATCACTGATTCGTCACAGATTACAGCACAAGAGGCTTTGATCAAGTCAGCCAAGTTTGGCAAGAAAG AACAAGATCTGTTTTTCCAAGAGTTTATGAGCTGGTGTTTACCCAGTCAGACAATGAACTTCGAGGTGTTTCGGGCTTTCATCACACACAAAGGTGCAAGGGCTGACTTGGTGGAAGACTTCTTCAG GGCCTTTGACACACACAAGCGACGAATACTCAACTTTAAAGAAGTATTACTTGGTTTAGCTGCAATGGAGCCCAGCACACAGCATGGTGGGATGCCAGCTGAAATGAGATGCCGATATATATTTCGGTTTTATGACAAAAATATGGATGGTTACTTACAGTTTTCAGAATTCAG GGAAATGGTGCGTGACATTCGACTTATAAAGGGTCTCTCCACTGATGATGAAGCTGTCGCAGATGATGCCATGAAAAGTGCCAA ATGTTTCGGTACAGAAACAAAGAACAAGTTACCAATTGGTGAGTTTCTCACAGCTGTTGGCCAACTTAAATTCCGAGGGACATCTGTGCTATTCCGTCTCTCACATTCCAGCCTCACCGCCTTAAAGGG CTCCTCAGACGGGGCGTCTAATTCCTCATCGCATGGTAAAGATGAGGAAACAGAGCCACCTTCCAAGAGGTATCGTCCAAAACTAATGGACGCCATGAAGCTCTCCCCTCCACGGAAACTTAATATGACAG ATCCAGATGCAGATGTGTTTAAGTTGCCCGAGGGTCGGCCAGTGATGTCGAGTAAACATCACGGACCCCAGCCAAAGTACGAATTAGCTACACACACTGTCAAAGTGAGGCGCACAGGTTTTCTGTCGGACGTCATCAAACTCTGGGACTTACAAG GTACAACTGCCGTGGCTGAAAGTGCTGTAAGTCACCTAGAAGGAGACATTTCCCGCTTCCAACGAATGTCATCAATAGACTCCTTCAACCAg AGATCCCATCCTAACGAGATGTTGACAGGACTCCGCTATTTCGAGAGAGCCATTAAGGGCGATAATGGAAATCAAGCAAAG agCCAACATGACTGGGGTCAAGTAGAGAGGGGTGCCCTGGCCAAATGTTTATTAACATTATGTCGTCAAGTCAAGGACACACTAAGTAGTGAACCTCGACTGATTAAGTTGAAATCTCCTGTCTACATTCTTG GTGATATCCATGGTAACTACCGTGATTTGGTTTGCTTTGAGAAAGCATTATGGCGGATGGGACCATTACTGACTCCAGCCTCATTCCTGTTCCTAGGCGACTACGTTGATCGTGGGGAGTACGGTGTAGAG GTTGTATCCTATTTATTTgcacaaaagttattagctcCAGGCAAATTTTACCTTCTGAGAGGCAACCATGAGCTGAGAAGCGTACAGGAGATGTTCTCTTTTAAATC ggAATGCCTGTCAAAATTCGGTGATTCCATTGGCTTACAGATCTGGGAAGCAGTGAATGACTGCTTCGATGTGATGCCTATTGCGGCTACTGTAGATGATAGG GTATTCTGTGTACACGGAGGGATACCAAGTTCAGACAATGATGGAGGGTTTATAGAGAAGATTAACAAAGTTCCTGTACCACTTAAAGATCCGGAGATCGATAGTCCACTGGCATGGGAGATTCTCTGGAGTGATCCGGTGAG CAatgaccttttgacccctgACACCCTGAAGGACTTGCAGGATCACGATGGCTTTATTTACAATACCAGACGCGGCACTGCACACTTCTTCTCCTGCGATGCTTTAATGAGTTTTCTAGACAGGAACAACCTGTCGCATGTCATACGTGCCCACGAAGTACAAGAAAATGGCTTCCAG GTCCAACAGAAGGGGAGACTACTCACTGTGTTTTCTTCCTCACATTATTGTGGAGGATCAAATGAGGCAGCATGTGTACTAGCCGACAACTTTAAGCTTCGAATGATTCGCATTGACACTACCTGA